CGGAGCCCTCAAACGCGCATCTTGTTGGTCGGGGGGCGCCGCGGGCGGGAGGTGGTGACTGAGGAAGTCGTGGTCCCCCCGCGGGCAGCCCGGGGCAGGGGCGCTGCGCCGGAGccggaggaagaggagggagaggaggaggaggaagaggagcaggtggaggaggaggagtgggAGCTCACCCAGGACGTGGTGGCCTTTGACGTGTACAACCACTGCTGGCGCAGCCTCACGCGGCTGCCTGCTCAGCTGCTGGGGCACAGCGTGTGTGTCGCGGGCAACTTCCTGTTCGTCCTGGGCGGGGAGAGCCCGTCGGGCGGCGCCTGCTCGCCCCCAGCGCACGGCCCGCTGGCTGTCATGGCTCAAGTGCACCGTTACGACCCGCGCTTCCACGTGTGGACGACGGTGCCCCCTATGCGGGAAGCACGGGCCCATTTCTGGTGCGGCGCCGTGGGCGAGGGGCTCCTCGCCGTCGGGGGCCTGGGCGCGGGCGGCCAAGCGCTGGCTTCGGTGGAAATGTATGACCTGCGCCGAGACCGCTGGACGGCGGCCGGGGCGCTGCCGCGGGCTCTGCACGGCCACGCGGGCGCCGTTGGGGACCGTGGCGTCGTGTACATCTCCGGGGGCAAGGCGGGGAGAGGCGACGGCGGCGCGAACAGCCTCCGGGACGTGTACTCCCTGGCTCCCGGGGAGCAGGCGTGGAGCAAGAGAGCGTCCATGGGCACGGCCCGCTTCGGGCACCACATGGCCGCCCTGCGCGGCGCGGTGTTCGCCTTTCTGGGGCGATACGAGCCCTTCTCCGAGATCGAGCGCTACGACCCCGGCACCGACCAGTGGACTCGGCTGCGGCCGCTACCCTACGACCGCTTTTGCTATGGGCTGGCCTTGGTGGAGGAGACGGTGCTGCTACTGGGCGGCCTCAAGTGGCGGGACTCACGCCAGGTGCCCACCCGCAACGTGGTGGGCTATGACCTCGACCTGGACCGCTGGGAGGACATTGGCTGCGCGCTGCCTTGGGCCTGGAGCGGCCTGCAGTGCGCAGTGCTGCAGCTGGCAGAGGGTGGGGACGAGCGGAGGGAGGGAGAGCCGGGAGAGACACCGGATTTTGTGCTGGGCTAAATGGGTTAAGCAGCCTCAGGGCTAGGGAGGAGCAAGCCATGGGCTTTTCCTAGACTTGTCCAAAGAGAAACATTTGCCCTTATTCTGAGAATGGGAGACAGGAGGGATCAAATTTAGAAGGATATATGAATCATCTCCAGCGAGCTGGGGATTTCTAGAAATTCTCATGTTGGGCTAGAGATGGACTTTCGAAAATAAAGTATGACCCCGTTTTCCCTCTTGTAGTTAAAAGTGTTTTGCAGGTTCTAAGCAATGATTATTTTTGTGCCAAACAGCCAAAAAACGTACCATAATAAGTTATATACCAGACCAGAAAATTGTTAGGTATAATGACTGTAATAAATGGTTCTAGAAGATGGCATTATCTGAATAAATAATGAAGGGAAAGTGCCTTGGTTAAAAAACATGCAATCACTATAGGGAGAACTATGATTTTATGATACAGAATCATGGTTATAGTTCTGCTTTGATGGTTTAATACAGATacagaactgagaaaaaaaaatctcctagaaagcactttatttttatttttggagaaaATAACCTAGGTTAAGTTTTTCTGTACTTCATCCTTATTTACCCTAGTCTGCTTTTGCTCTGACTTTTGCCAGCTTATtggttttaagttttatttgtgCAGCCCTTAGCCATAAtaacttccgtggtggctcagacggtaaagcgtctgtctacaatgtgggagacccgggttcaatccctgggttgggaagatcccctggagaaggaaatggcaatccactgcaggactattgcctggaaaatcccatggacagaggatcctggtaggctacagtccatggggtcgcaaagagtcggacacgactgagcaacttcactttcgccaTAATAATCCGGCTTCTCTGATTTAGTGGAACAtttaacagggcttcccaggtggtgctagtggtaagaaagctgcctgccaatgctggagacaaaaGATGTGGTTCTATCCCTTGGTccggatgatcccctggaggaggaaatggcaatctactctggtattcttgcctggagaatcccaaggacagaggagcctggtgggctccagtccatagggttacacacagtcggacaagacttaagtgactcagcagcagctaaCAAAACCCCTATTTCTTTCATCCTCTTTAAATGTTCATTCTGCAGACACGCTGTAGGTAAtacttgtaaaaaaaattttttaggtttatttttgaTGGTACCTGGCCTCCCAGACCCTCTACCCCACCTTCCCAAAAGAatcacagagaaaggaaagagcagcaggtgaaattttaaagtttgtgtCAGGTAAATGGGAAACCAACTTGATTTCGCAGGATTTCAGAGAAGATTCTTGTATGTACTGGACACTGCCTCTTCTGGCTTATACCACAGTGGAGTGACAAAGTTAAAACTTGTaactgggggtggtggggtggcaTGTCATTCAGTCACAAAGAAATGTGATGTGGACTGCATGAATAAAATAGGTGCTTTATAAGGATTCATTAAGAGCTGAATTTATTTGACTTCAGTTTACAGTGCCGCCTCTCTCCTAGATTTGAAACTAATGCAATAAAATGTACAGATATATAGCGTTAAAGGTCTCTTTCATGCTAAGCTAGCCACgagtcttttaaaattcattagttTACTTTTTACCATTTAAAACAACAGAGCCAACTTCACCAAAGTAAAAGCCGCTTAGTAGCAACACAGCTAGTCTTTCCATCAACTCGCTGTTGACAGAGGCACAATCTGGCCACTGTATCCACGACACATCCATCAGGTAcagatatttttaagtaaatgtacACATTTGGTCTAGTAAACATCAACAAGTCTAAACACCTGTAACAAGCACACTTCATTTTAGGAcaagaggtttcttttttttttttttttttttgctttttggttttttttttttacatatacaaAATCCCACAAATTTAATGTGCGTCAATATCCATgcagtaaataaatgtttttacaaataggtttttttaaatgataaaaatattacaCTGGACCCCAAATTCCATACAAACATTAATACATGATTTCTCATCCACTTTGACTAAATATAGGATTACTGAAAATGTGCTGTAGAAAGGCCACTCTCCTGTACAGTTGTGCAAAGTCTGCAAAACGATAGTGATTCAATGGTGatttcaaaagcaaagaaaaagatccTCGCTGTGGagtttttactttcttctctacAGCAAAAATAGTCACTGGCAGATATCTGAACTCTTAGAGATGAAAGTACATTCACTGAGCTGTACAGGCAACAGTATAAAGCTGATTAGAAGTAGATTTCAGGATATAGAATAGTAAAGGAGGGTCTCTTCCTCcttctaaagaaaaaataacaaaacaaaaccaaaacccagCAAACTGTGACTTGTACGTTATGCAGCCAGACACTAAAAAGCAGCACAGTCATTATCATGCTGTGATCACTTTTCAAAAATGAGATgcttataaatggaaatatatgaaGAGGATTTTTTCATAGACTTTATCCACTCTATAGAACAAATCATGAAACTAGGAAAAACCTCTAAAAATTGTTTCTCTCGTATAGTTCAATGTAATATCTCTCTGAATGACCATCATCCTCTTGCTCCTCAGGAGAGaggtacatttttctttttcaacattGTTTTCTATATTAGAACACACATCAGCCTGTAACCAAACATATTTTACTTCCCTGCCTGAAGTATAATTATATAAGTTTCACTAATGGACTAGGGGGAAAATTGGACACTAACTGGGAAGTTGATTCATTTCTGTTTATACCTTGTAGGTTTTTAGGAGTTGGAGTTTAAAAACATGAGTTTGggctgaaattatatatatatatatgttagctgcctttctgggtgagttgtgtgttttaaaaaattcactctcAAATTCCTCTGTACACAATCAGCATTTCATCACtacaaaaataaaggaagatttaaaccaagaaaataaagcagctCTATCTTCAATTTTGGTCTCAGTTACAAAAACATCTTACAAAGCTTTGCCCTGATACACCATTGAGTGTCCCCATGGATATGGAATAGTATTTCCATTAACCAGCTTTCACAAGTTAATAGACTATTAAGACGAATATTTGATACCTGAACTTTTCTTATGTTGATGCTCTTCTATTTTGCTCAACTCTTGTATGTATGCGCATCTacatttcacaaaaataaaactacagcatTAAACTTTGTGCAATGTTTAAGAAAattcttagaacattttaataaatataaaaaaggtttaaattctttcccacccacaaGGATGTCTGCACCTGAAAAAATGTGATTTAGTTTTGAAGTCTTGTTTATATAAAATTAACTTAAAGGGAGAAAAGATGACCTTAGATAGAAAACcgcctttttgtgtttttttttcctacttgaaGACCACCTGTCTTCAGGGTTGTTTGCAAAAGTTAATTTTGAATCATTGAAGACAGTTGATTTTGCACATGGTAAACATAAGCTGAGCACTAActgcatataaaatatacaaatgctCATTAAAGACAGTGGTATTATGACCATATAGGGTTTGTTTCATATAATGTAACATTAAAGTATAGCTTGTCAACGTGTCCTACACGTTGATATAAAAACTACCTTATATACTTGTTCAAAGTACCAGAAGGTACCAAATGGCCAGAGGGCACAATACACTTACACATGCGTTTCAATGTAtgaatgagtgtgtgtgagagaggaaGTGATTACATCTACTTCAGAAGAAATACTTAATGGGTCATTTGAGGTGGTGTTCTGACAGATATCCAAGAAAAGATCGAGGTACATCTGCTTCCACTGCTGGAATTCTTTCGATGTCAAGTCTGGATTGTCTAGTACTTTATCGATAATGGCTACTTCCCCTTCTCTGGcctgaaaaataaaaggattcAAGAGTTACAAAAGGgacagaattttctttaaattttaactaaAGAATTAATAGGCAAAAGCCAAGAAGAAACAGCTCTGTTATACTCtaactcgggcttccctggtagctcggagggtacagtgtctgcctgcaatgcaggagacctaggttcgagccctgggtcgggaagatcccctggagaaggaaatggcaacccactccagtactcttacctggaaaattccatggatggaggagactggtaggctacagtccatgggattgcagagtcggacgtgactgaacaacttcactggttcactggaTACTCAAACTCCCTATTTAGATTCAAATCCTCAGGTACTTTTTTCTACATACAGGCactctgatttatttttccttcggGGCCTATCCTCTTTCCCATCTCTGCCTATGGAAACTTTTCCTCATCCTTTAATGTCCAGTTCATATGCCTCTTATTTCTTCAAGCCTTCcttaaacaactgaaaaaatgttttctccttCGTTTCTATGAGTCCCCGTAACACTTGATCACTGCTGTTGAGTGGGCTTATCCCATTGTGTCTTCAGTTACTTCTGCATTGTCCTATCTCCTCCTGCTAGATGCTCAGTTGGCAGTTTGGACCTGAATGAGAATGGGGGCTCTGTGAAGTGGGAGGTAGTAAGGATATCTCTGGACCTTAGTTGGGCACCAGAATTATTCTTATGTATATTAaagctctttaaaaaattctgtcttAGTTATCCAAAGGTCATTAAGTTGTCCCATGGATTTGCAACAGCATTCACATGAATATCAACTGAGAGCTAATTGACTATGAGAATTTGGCTGTTGGCTACCAGAAGTTTTTTCAAATCATGTATTTCCTATTTTGTTAATCTctttggttgttgtttagttgctaagtcatgttcaactcttttgtcaccccatggactgtagcccgccaggttcttttttccatggactctccaggcaagaatactggagtggtagccatttccttttccaggggatctcctcgacccagggatcaaacctgtgtctcctgcactgggaggtggattgtttaccactgaaccaccagagaagcccaggatcTCTTTGGTACTCTGTCTCAAAATTATGAAACCTCAGCATTAGACTATGGATCTGAAATATTTTCCAAACGAACTCTCTGACCTATTTCTTGAAATGACTGCATCACAAACTTGGTATGACAGTTCTTTTCTGGTTTTGAGTTTTTCAGGGTGCATGGTCTGATTAGGGAGAGTATGTATGGCAGGCCGTCTCCACTGAGACACACAGTGAGGGGGCTGACTTTTCTGGCTCCTTCTTCAACTTCCTGCCTGTTTCCCTTTCCTCACCACCTCCTCCCCAATCTGGGGGTGGCATAAGAAGACTGGAGACAATGTAAATGCATATAGAAATGTATAAGAAAAAAGTAACACGTGAGTTTGGGAACTGTTAATGTATACAGCACAATTACAAAATTTCCACATGGGATATGAAACAATGTGGCTTCACTCCAAATGTGCTACAAGAGATATTCATAAAATATCTCAAACCCTTTTAGCACCCACCCCTGCATGAATGCTGTGCTCTTTTAATAACTGTATCAATTCTACAACATGGCATATTTATCTTAGGAAAACAAAAGACTGAGGAATAACACTAGCCCtgcatttttggaaaaaaaaattaattacatcCTGCTTTCTCCTAGAACTAAGTTACATAACATGTAGTCTGTGCATGCTCTGAGATGTTAATATAAAGTTGAAATTACTTCCTTTTGGCCAAATACACTTATTACATtcgttctggagaaggaaatggcaatccactccagtactcttgcctggaaaatcccatggacagaggagcctggtaggctacagtctgtggggtcgcaaagagttggtcacgactgagcgacttcactcacattCGTTCTATTTATCCCCCTCCCATTTTGCCCCCTAGAGTATATGATAATCGATTTTGAGTTCAGGAATGAATCTCTTAAAACGAATGTCTCCTTCTATTTCAAATCTTACCTTTAAAGTGCTTTTGAGAATCCTCAGCCTGTGTAGTTTTTCATTCATCACAGGATCATTACATCTCTTTATAAATGATAGTTTGTATTCCATCTTGGTTGAAATGCGATGTTCTCCCAGGGGCGACAGACTGGCTTGCTCCAATGCCCTGTATAAATCTTGCAAAGAGtctcctaacttttcttccctaCTTTCACCTGCaatgtccagaaaaaaaaaaaaaaaacagagagaaatatGAATCCAGTGTAATACAGTGATTTGACACTCCAAAAAtctactaaacaaacaaacaaaaaatatccgAGAAACGGAATAATGAATGATCGGGAAAAcactattacattaaaaaaaagaaaaacaacccatCAAACCCACAGTTGCTAGTTATATTGGGTAAGACTAGCTACAGGCAGCCAATTGTTTTAGAATAATTAATAGATACTTTaacaaaatattcataataaataGCAAATCATTGTACATATCTTGAGTCCATTAAATTCAAAGAATTACAGTACAAAAGGTACACAACACAGAAACAATTCTGAacataatttaacattttaaaacagtaaTGAATATCCCTTATCATTATACTGATAAGCATAATTGTGCTAAATAACAGAGCTCTCCTGGTTTAGCAATACTGAATGAActgatatttacatttttctagaATTCATAAGATGGAATGGCATTCACTGGAGTATATATGATTGTAAAAATCTTCCAAAAGTATGCTGTAGAGGATTATTAGGTTTCATGTGACTGCCATAGTAAATGCCTGCCACACTGTAAATATAGTAAATGATCATAAATTATCATCAATAATAATGCTTTAATTAGAATGACATGTGGGAATGTTTATATGCAAATGTAAGTAAAAATCTGGCATGTATTGAAGGAAGCTACTTAACATTTGAAAGACCAAGGAAGAAAACACtccaattaaatatttttgaggggaaaaaaaaaaaggtctggtTCAGGAAAGCATCTTGAATCTATTTGAGCAAATCAAACTACCATATTATTCTTGAATTGTCTGACTACTGACGTATTTTTCTCAATGATAAACAAAGAGTAACTTGGATTTTGCTTGGATTGGCAGATAGGATTAGGGTTATATCACATTTCCTTTAATAGAGAGCCAAAGAGTCCTATTTGAGGAATGCTAATTACATTGGCCCAAAAAGTAAATATGGAATATCATTCATTCCACCATGGTCCAtgtgaatattttaggctttctgacacagtttttttttttaagacacccTAATTGGTAATAATGTAAACAtttctatgtgtcaggcactaggGTAAATGCTTAACattcatgatctcatttaatcgtCATAGCAGTACTGGGAGTAAAtctatttgattttcattttctagcaGGGAAGtaccttgctcaaggtcacatttACTAAGTGGTGGAgttggaattccaactgagcagtctggctccagaattCATGATTTTAATAAGAATTCTAGACTGCCAGTTTTGTCAGGAATCATTTGAACTGTGTATTAAACAGGAGGTGTTAATGAATTTGTGAGATGCTTAAAATAcagcattgaaaaaaaaatgtttagagtGTACCTAAAGCTTCCCCCAAAGCCCACAAACACAGTACCTTAACTTGAAGGGATCACCTTTAGGATGAAAAAGTGACTTCATTTAAgtttcatattcattttttactttcctgcCAAGGTTAGCAACTATTGGTAAGTATGATTATTGAGTTCTCTTATTAGAAAGTCCTTTGTTATCAGCACCTGCTACCACTATTCCTCTACAACAAACTTTAACTTTCTAATCATATATCTAAGTTAGAACTATAATCTAaaagtacaaaaaaagaaaaccctttaAACAACAGCTTTTTAATCTTCTGTTGCCTCATCCTTCAGTGTTTGCACCACCTAGAGGATctgaggggctgggtgggggtaCAGAGGACTGTAAAAAGAGGACCTAA
This portion of the Capra hircus breed San Clemente chromosome X unlocalized genomic scaffold, ASM170441v1, whole genome shotgun sequence genome encodes:
- the KLHL34 gene encoding kelch-like protein 34 codes for the protein MSYFLSYCKAHGGSLLTGYQALRAEGFLCDVTLKVEGSEFPAHRSLLACSSDYFRALFKSHTRESRASVIHLHVPSAAGLQRLLDFIYTAWLPLSMDTVEDTLEAASYLQVTEALGLCGRYLERQLSPENCCFAANVAARFGLAHTLGAAERCIVTHLRELLARGAGPAGLLELNPASLRAVLGAPDVARVPEARLLGLALAWLRQEPEAERLAHCTQLLERVRFGLVPTDVLRRVYSGSGLTLPARVKGLIIQALNYHTSPSRQPLMQGEQTSVRSPQTRILLVGGRRGREVVTEEVVVPPRAARGRGAAPEPEEEEGEEEEEEEQVEEEEWELTQDVVAFDVYNHCWRSLTRLPAQLLGHSVCVAGNFLFVLGGESPSGGACSPPAHGPLAVMAQVHRYDPRFHVWTTVPPMREARAHFWCGAVGEGLLAVGGLGAGGQALASVEMYDLRRDRWTAAGALPRALHGHAGAVGDRGVVYISGGKAGRGDGGANSLRDVYSLAPGEQAWSKRASMGTARFGHHMAALRGAVFAFLGRYEPFSEIERYDPGTDQWTRLRPLPYDRFCYGLALVEETVLLLGGLKWRDSRQVPTRNVVGYDLDLDRWEDIGCALPWAWSGLQCAVLQLAEGGDERREGEPGETPDFVLG